Proteins encoded in a region of the Syngnathus typhle isolate RoL2023-S1 ecotype Sweden linkage group LG20, RoL_Styp_1.0, whole genome shotgun sequence genome:
- the dclk3 gene encoding serine/threonine-protein kinase DCLK3 isoform X1 codes for MGPPAKPRLGCDRAKKWKTTAPGPSLRRTDGATAPSLPPPPWHSPPRQRPGQIRGAAPHLPLFHGRHAEESAERPHLVTVVRPSQSAPRKVTVLLNRRGVVSFDQLLLDISEALGFPRWHRSRVTRLYTAFAREVKSAGDFFRGETALLALGRGRPELSSLREALEELFPEQCRYRAEALLVWEKKLRPALDKAGKADSGYGEAADDKGPANERPPSEAEKSSKGVSRKAAHLPNHLQKLRVRGGVCEATPSAIGRFQRERETDFAPLCENCLARRVKPLKWTTPLSEKAPLPPVCRKQTASSPQGCKCLLPFFAVCCRYVLCPLCKGEWKNPPAISRDFSGLCSEGSEVSEADVAHLYEVGRLLGDGNFAVVRECRRRTDGRVLAVKMVECSRLLGREHMLQNELSLLASLRHPRIIRLLDHHRTSARVYLVMELAGGGDLFEAISQRGSFGEGEAALMVADVGEALKYIHRRSVVHRDVKPENLLIVQAVSGVTRLKLADFGLAMVVTEPVFTICGTPTYVAPEILSETGYGVEVDMWALGVILYILLCGFAPFRSRDRDQDELFEIIKRGQLHFPPPYWDAISEKAKGLVSGLIQPDPVARMTAEHTLQHPWLRAMATGCQPKTLESHCKTRMEETSPGPALLDRQKVQNTLREDP; via the exons ATGGGACCGCCTGCGAAGCCTCGCTTAGGCTGCGACAGGGCAAAGAAATGGAAAACAAcag CTCCCGGCCCTTCCCTGAGGCGCACCGACGGTGCTACTGCGCCCTCTCTGCCGCCGCCTCCCTGGCACAGCCCCCCCCGACAGCGGCCGGGTCAGATCCGCGGAGCAGCCCCTCACTTGCCCCTCTTCCACGGGCGACACGCGGAAGAGAGTGCCGAGCGACCCCATCTGGTAACTGTTGTTCGACCCAGTCAGAGCGCACCACGAAAG gtgaCGGTGCTTTTAAACCGCAGGGGCGTGGTCTCCTTTGATCAACTCCTATTGGACATCTCGGAAGCGCTCGGGTTCCCTCGTTGGCATCGATCCAGAGTGACCCGCCTCTACACCGCTTTCGCCCGAGAG GTGAAGAGCGCTGGCGACTTCTTCCGCGGCGAAACAGCCCTCCTGGCGCTGGGTAGAGGCCGCCCCGAGCTGAGCAGTCTGCGGGAGGCACTGGAGGAGCTTTTCCCGGAGCAGTGCCGCTACCGGGCCGAGGCGCTGCTGGTCTGGGAGAAGAAGCTCCGACCAGCGCTGGATAAAGCTGGCAAGGCGGACAGTGGCTACGGCGAGGCGGCAGATGACAAGGGGCCTGCAAACGAGAGGCCGCCATCGGAGGCAGAGAAGTCGAGTAAGGGTGTGTCCAGGAAAGCCGCTCACCTTCCCAACCATCTGCAGAAGCTCAGAGTGAGGGGCGGGGTCTGTGAGGCAACGCCGTCTGCCATTGGTCGATTCCAACGGGAGCGAGAGACAGACTTTGCTCCTCTGTGTGAAAACTGCTTGGCGAGAAGAGTAAAGCCTCTGAAGTGGACCACTCCGCTTTCAGAAAAGGCCCCACTGCCTCCCGTGTGCAGGAAACAAACAGCAAGTTCACCCCAAGGTTGTAAATGTCTGCTGCCGTTTTTTGCTGTGTGCTGTCGTTATGTTTTGTGTCCATTGTGTAAAGGTGAGTGGAAGAATCCTCCTGCGATCTCGAGGGACTTCTCTGGGCTTTGCTCGGAGGGCAGCGAGGTCTCCGAGGCAGACGTGGCTCATCTCTACGAGGTGGGGCGCCTCCTCGGGGACGGCAACTTTGCGGTGGTACGCGAGTGCCGGCGCCGCACCGATGGGCGCGTGCTGGCCGTCAAGATGGTGGAGTGCTCCCGGCTGCTGGGCCGGGAGCACATGCTGCAGAACGAGCTGAGCCTGCTAGCCAGCCTGCGGCACCCGCGCATCATCAGGCTGCTGGACCACCACCGCACGTCCGCCAGGGTCTACCTGGTCATGGAGCTGGCCGGCGGCGGCGACCTCTTCGAGGCCATCAGCCAGCGTGGCAGCTTCGGCGAGGGCGAGGCCGCGCTCATGGTGGCTGACGTGGGCGAGGCGCTCAAGTACATCCACCGCAGGAGTGTGGTCCACCGAGACGTCAAACCGGAGAACCTGCTG ATTGTTCAAGCGGTTTCTGGCGTGACCAGACTAAAACTGGCCGACTTTGGTCTCGCCATGGTCGTGACCGAGCCTGTCTTCACCATCTGCGGCACGCCCACCTACGTGGCGCCCGAGATTCTATCCGAGACAG GATATGGTGTGGAGGTGGACATGTGGGCGCTGGGTGTCATTCTCTACATCCTTCTGTGCGGCTTTGCCCCTTTTCGAAGTCGGGATCGAGACCAGGATGAACTGTTTGAGATCATCAAACGGGGGCAACTGCATTTCCCACCCCCCTATTGGGATGCCATCTCAGAAA AAGCCAAAGGCCTAGTCTCAGGCCTCATCCAGCCAGACCCGGTCGCCAGGATGACAGCAGAACACACATTGCAGCATCCCTGGCTGAGGGCCATGGCCACCGGCTGCCAGCCCAAGACACTGGAGAGCCACTGCAAGACCAGGATGGAAGAAACATCACCCGGACCAGCACTGCTAGACAGACAGAAGGTCCAGAATACACTGAGGGAAGACCCATAA
- the zftraf1 gene encoding zinc finger TRAF-type-containing protein 1, whose translation MSAMEDDDMMSAPGGSSAVPVAGAAEAAVSGAGAGLVGQEDVVMRPETDSDEPPKKKTKVPEAESGKLEERLYSVLCCTVCLDLPKASVYQCTNGHLMCAGCFIHLLADSRLKEEQATCPNCRCEISKNLCCRNLAVEKAVSELPTECTFCLKQFPRSSLERHQKDECQDRVTMCKYKRIGCPWQGPFHEMPGHEGECSHPTKTGTELMGILGEMDQNHRRDMQLYNSIFGLLCYEKIGFTEVQFRPYRTDDFITRLYYETPRFTVLNQTWVLKARVNDSERNPNLSCKRTLSFQLILKSKVNSALECSFLLLKGPYDDVRIKPVIHHYAFSNDDSETDYVLLPICDSVECNKLLAAKNINLRLFIFQVQK comes from the exons ATGTCCGCCATGGAAGACGATGACATGATGTCTGCGCCCGGTGGCTCCTCCGCGGTCCCGGTGGCGGGGGCGGCCGAAGCAGCTGTGTCCGGGGCAGGGGCCGGGCTTGTCGGGCAGGAGGACGTCGTGATGCGGCCCGAGACGGACTCGGACGAGCCCCCCAAGAAGAAGACCAAAGTGCCCGAGGCGGAGTCCGGCAAGTTGGAGGAGAGACTGTACTCTGTGCTCTGCTGCACCGTGTGCCTAGACTTGCCCAAGGCGTCTGTGTATCAG TGCACTAACGGTCACCTGATGTGCGCGGGCTGCTTCATTCACCTGCTGGCCGACTCTCGCCTCAAGGAGGAGCAGGCCACTTGTCCCAACTGCAG GTGTGAGATCAGCAAGAACCTGTGCTGCAGGAACCTGGCGGTAGAGAAGGCGGTTAGCGAGCTGCCCACGGAATGCACATTCTGCCTTAAACAGTTCCCAAGGTCCAGTCTGGAGAGACACCAGAAGGATGAATGCCAGGACAG GGTGACGATGTGCAAGTACAAGCGAATTGGGTGCCCGTGGCAGGGTCCCTTCCACGAGATGCCGGGTCACGAGGGCGAGTGCTCGCACCCCACTAAGACAGGCACGGAGCTGATGGGCATTCTGGGTGAAATGGACCAGAATCACCGCAGGGACATGCAGCTCTACAACAGCATCTTCGGCCTCCTCTGCTACGAGAAGATTGGATTCACCG AGGTGCAGTTCCGGCCGTACCGCACGGACGACTTCATCACGAGACTGTATTATGAGACGCCGCGCTTCACCGTGCTCAACCAGACTTGGGTTTTGAAGGCGCGCGTCAACGACTCGGAGCGCAATCCCAACTTGTCGTGCAAGCGCACGCTTTCCTTCCAGCTCATCCTCAAGAGCAAG GTGAACTCGGCGCTGGAGTGCTCGTTCCTGCTGCTGAAAGGCCCGTATGACGACGTGCGCATCAAGCCGGTCATCCATCACTACGCCTTCAGCAACGACGATAGCGAGACGGATTACGTGCTGCTCCCCATCTGCGACTCTGTCGAGTGCAACAAACTGCTGGCCGCCAAAAACATCAACCTGCGCCTCTTCATTTTCCAGgtccaaaagtaa
- the dclk3 gene encoding serine/threonine-protein kinase DCLK3 isoform X2, which produces MGPPAKPRLGCDRAKKWKTTAPGPSLRRTDGATAPSLPPPPWHSPPRQRPGQIRGAAPHLPLFHGRHAEESAERPHLVTVVRPSQSAPRKVTVLLNRRGVVSFDQLLLDISEALGFPRWHRSRVTRLYTAFAREVKSAGDFFRGETALLALGRGRPELSSLREALEELFPEQCRYRAEALLVWEKKLRPALDKAGKADSGYGEAADDKGPANERPPSEAEKSSKGVSRKAAHLPNHLQKLRVRGGVCEATPSAIGRFQRERETDFAPLCENCLARRVKPLKWTTPLSEKAPLPPVCRKQTASSPQGEWKNPPAISRDFSGLCSEGSEVSEADVAHLYEVGRLLGDGNFAVVRECRRRTDGRVLAVKMVECSRLLGREHMLQNELSLLASLRHPRIIRLLDHHRTSARVYLVMELAGGGDLFEAISQRGSFGEGEAALMVADVGEALKYIHRRSVVHRDVKPENLLIVQAVSGVTRLKLADFGLAMVVTEPVFTICGTPTYVAPEILSETGYGVEVDMWALGVILYILLCGFAPFRSRDRDQDELFEIIKRGQLHFPPPYWDAISEKAKGLVSGLIQPDPVARMTAEHTLQHPWLRAMATGCQPKTLESHCKTRMEETSPGPALLDRQKVQNTLREDP; this is translated from the exons ATGGGACCGCCTGCGAAGCCTCGCTTAGGCTGCGACAGGGCAAAGAAATGGAAAACAAcag CTCCCGGCCCTTCCCTGAGGCGCACCGACGGTGCTACTGCGCCCTCTCTGCCGCCGCCTCCCTGGCACAGCCCCCCCCGACAGCGGCCGGGTCAGATCCGCGGAGCAGCCCCTCACTTGCCCCTCTTCCACGGGCGACACGCGGAAGAGAGTGCCGAGCGACCCCATCTGGTAACTGTTGTTCGACCCAGTCAGAGCGCACCACGAAAG gtgaCGGTGCTTTTAAACCGCAGGGGCGTGGTCTCCTTTGATCAACTCCTATTGGACATCTCGGAAGCGCTCGGGTTCCCTCGTTGGCATCGATCCAGAGTGACCCGCCTCTACACCGCTTTCGCCCGAGAG GTGAAGAGCGCTGGCGACTTCTTCCGCGGCGAAACAGCCCTCCTGGCGCTGGGTAGAGGCCGCCCCGAGCTGAGCAGTCTGCGGGAGGCACTGGAGGAGCTTTTCCCGGAGCAGTGCCGCTACCGGGCCGAGGCGCTGCTGGTCTGGGAGAAGAAGCTCCGACCAGCGCTGGATAAAGCTGGCAAGGCGGACAGTGGCTACGGCGAGGCGGCAGATGACAAGGGGCCTGCAAACGAGAGGCCGCCATCGGAGGCAGAGAAGTCGAGTAAGGGTGTGTCCAGGAAAGCCGCTCACCTTCCCAACCATCTGCAGAAGCTCAGAGTGAGGGGCGGGGTCTGTGAGGCAACGCCGTCTGCCATTGGTCGATTCCAACGGGAGCGAGAGACAGACTTTGCTCCTCTGTGTGAAAACTGCTTGGCGAGAAGAGTAAAGCCTCTGAAGTGGACCACTCCGCTTTCAGAAAAGGCCCCACTGCCTCCCGTGTGCAGGAAACAAACAGCAAGTTCACCCCAAG GTGAGTGGAAGAATCCTCCTGCGATCTCGAGGGACTTCTCTGGGCTTTGCTCGGAGGGCAGCGAGGTCTCCGAGGCAGACGTGGCTCATCTCTACGAGGTGGGGCGCCTCCTCGGGGACGGCAACTTTGCGGTGGTACGCGAGTGCCGGCGCCGCACCGATGGGCGCGTGCTGGCCGTCAAGATGGTGGAGTGCTCCCGGCTGCTGGGCCGGGAGCACATGCTGCAGAACGAGCTGAGCCTGCTAGCCAGCCTGCGGCACCCGCGCATCATCAGGCTGCTGGACCACCACCGCACGTCCGCCAGGGTCTACCTGGTCATGGAGCTGGCCGGCGGCGGCGACCTCTTCGAGGCCATCAGCCAGCGTGGCAGCTTCGGCGAGGGCGAGGCCGCGCTCATGGTGGCTGACGTGGGCGAGGCGCTCAAGTACATCCACCGCAGGAGTGTGGTCCACCGAGACGTCAAACCGGAGAACCTGCTG ATTGTTCAAGCGGTTTCTGGCGTGACCAGACTAAAACTGGCCGACTTTGGTCTCGCCATGGTCGTGACCGAGCCTGTCTTCACCATCTGCGGCACGCCCACCTACGTGGCGCCCGAGATTCTATCCGAGACAG GATATGGTGTGGAGGTGGACATGTGGGCGCTGGGTGTCATTCTCTACATCCTTCTGTGCGGCTTTGCCCCTTTTCGAAGTCGGGATCGAGACCAGGATGAACTGTTTGAGATCATCAAACGGGGGCAACTGCATTTCCCACCCCCCTATTGGGATGCCATCTCAGAAA AAGCCAAAGGCCTAGTCTCAGGCCTCATCCAGCCAGACCCGGTCGCCAGGATGACAGCAGAACACACATTGCAGCATCCCTGGCTGAGGGCCATGGCCACCGGCTGCCAGCCCAAGACACTGGAGAGCCACTGCAAGACCAGGATGGAAGAAACATCACCCGGACCAGCACTGCTAGACAGACAGAAGGTCCAGAATACACTGAGGGAAGACCCATAA